From Ancylobacter pratisalsi, one genomic window encodes:
- a CDS encoding D-amino-acid transaminase: MSRIAYVNGQYVPHEQAAVHIEDRGYQFADGVYEVCEVSGGRMVDQRRHMERLVRSLGEIRIAMPMPMAALDVVIRETVRRNRVRDGFVYVQVTRGVARRDHFFPDPSTPPSIVVTARSVDPRKADALALKGIAVITAPDNRWERVDIKTIGLLPNVLAKEAAKAAGAREAWFVDGQGRVTEGGSTNAWIVTAEGKLVTRQADTAILRGITRTVMMEVAEKLQLRVEERAFTVAEALAAREAFVTSATNFAMPVVRIDGHPVGEGRPGRVARALREHFHESAEIT; encoded by the coding sequence ATGTCGCGCATCGCCTATGTGAACGGGCAATACGTGCCGCACGAACAGGCGGCGGTACATATCGAGGACCGGGGCTACCAGTTCGCCGACGGCGTCTATGAGGTCTGCGAGGTCAGCGGCGGGCGCATGGTGGACCAGCGCCGCCACATGGAGCGCCTCGTCCGTTCGCTCGGCGAGATCCGGATCGCGATGCCGATGCCGATGGCGGCGCTGGACGTGGTGATACGCGAGACCGTCCGGCGCAACCGGGTGCGCGACGGCTTCGTCTATGTGCAGGTCACGCGCGGCGTGGCCCGGCGCGACCATTTCTTCCCGGATCCCTCGACCCCCCCCTCCATCGTCGTCACGGCGCGATCGGTCGATCCGCGCAAGGCCGATGCGCTGGCGCTTAAGGGAATCGCCGTCATCACGGCGCCGGACAACCGCTGGGAGCGGGTGGACATCAAGACCATCGGGCTGCTGCCCAACGTGCTGGCCAAGGAAGCCGCCAAGGCGGCGGGGGCGCGCGAGGCCTGGTTCGTCGACGGGCAGGGCCGGGTAACGGAAGGCGGCTCGACCAATGCCTGGATCGTGACGGCGGAGGGCAAGCTGGTGACGCGTCAGGCCGACACCGCGATTCTGCGCGGCATCACCCGCACGGTGATGATGGAGGTGGCGGAAAAGCTGCAGCTGCGGGTAGAGGAACGGGCGTTCACCGTGGCCGAGGCGCTGGCCGCACGGGAGGCCTTCGTGACCTCCGCCACCAACTTCGCCATGCCGGTGGTGCGAATCGACGGGCATCCAGTGGGCGAGGGCCGGCCCGGACGCGTGGCACGCGCCCTGCGCGAGCACTTCCACGAGAGCGCTGAAATCACCTAG